The genomic window CTATCCCGGTATTCGCTCGGATTCCGATCTGCAGACTTTCGGATATTCCTTCAAGCCGTGGATCGGCGAGAAGTCGATCGCCGACGGTCCGGCGATTCTCGAATACATCACTGAGACCGCGCGCGAGCACGGCATCGACCACCATATCCGCTTCGGGCACCAGGTCCGCACGGCACAGTGGTCGAGCGCGGACCAGCGCTGGACGGTGACGGCCGAATACCGAGGGCAGCCGGTGACATTCACCGCTGACTGGCTGCTTTCCGCCGCCGGGTATTACGACTACGACCAGGGCTACCTGCCGAAATTCGATGGCGTCGAAAGGTTTACCGGCACGATCATCCATCCACAGCACTGGCCTGAGGATTTCGATCACGCGGGCAAGCGGATCGTCGTCATCGGCAGCGGCGCGACGGCGGTGACTCTCGTACCCTCGCTGGCCGAGCGGGCCGCGCACGTGACGATGGTGCAGCGGACGCCGACCTACATCATGTCCGCGCCCGCGGTCGATCCGCTGACCAGGTTGCTGCGCCGCGTGCTCGGCCGCACGGCGACCGCGCGCATCGTGCGTCAGGTGAATATCCGCAGGGATTCGTGGCTGTTCGGCGTGATCCGATTCTTTCCGGATCGGACGAAGGAATGGATTCGCAAGTCGAACGCCAGGCAGTTACCGCCGGGCTTCGACGTGGACAAGCACTTCACCCCGCCGTACCAGCCGTGGGATCAGCGGATGTGCTTGGCACCGGACGGCGACTTCTTCACCGCGATCCGCGAGGGGAAGGCGTCGGTGGTCACCGACCACATCACGACCTTCACCGAAAACGGCCTGCTGCTGCAATCCGGTGCGGAACTCGCGGCGGACGTCATCGTCACGGCCACCGGGCTACAGGTGGTGTCGTTCGGCAAGATTCGGCTCACGGTCGACGGGAAGCCCGTTGTGCCGGCCGAAACCTTCACCTACAAGGCGATGATGCTGACCGATGTCCCGAATTTCAGTTACGTCTTCGGATATCCGCATCTCTCCTGGACGCTGATGGTGGAGCTGATCGGCGGCCAGCTGACTCGTCTCATCGAGTTCATGGACGCGCGCGGCTATGGACTCTGCGTCCCGAGACCGCCGGTGCGTGGCACCAAAGAGCGTTCGGTGGCCGACGACTTCTCGCCCGGCTATGTCAAACGGGCCGTCCAGGAATTCCCTCGCCAAGCCGCCGGGAAGCCTTTCGAACTCGACATGGACTATCTGCTGGATCGCAAGTACTTGCTCGAAGGCCCGGTCGGGGATCGGATGCGTTTCGAACCGAAACTTCCGGCCCAGCAGTCCGCTCAACGCGCTTGACCCCCAAGCACATTCACCGGAACGAGGAACAGATGAAGATCTATGAGGGCAAGGTCGCCGTGGTCACCGGGGCCGGGTCCGGCATCGGCCGAGCGCTGGCCGCCGAGCTGGCCGGGCGTGGCGTCTCGCTCGCACTGTCCGACATCGACACCGCCGGGCTGGCCGACACCGCGACCCGGTGCGAAAGGATCGGCGCGCCGGTCCAGCAATACCGCCTGGATGTCGCCGATCGCGACGCGGTCTATCGGCATGCCGACGAGGTCCGGGAGGATTTCGGTGGGGTCGATCTAGTCATCAACAATGCCGGTGTGGCCCTCGGCGCCGAGGTGGCGGAGATGTCGTGGGCGGATTTCGAATGGCTGATGAACATCGACTTCTGGGGTGTCGTCCACGGCACCAAGGCGTTTCTGCCGGATCTGATCGCCTCGGGTGACGGGCATATCGCCAACCTCTCGTCGGTCTTCGGGTTTGTCGGCGTGCCTACCCAGAGTGCTTACTGCGCAGCGAAGTTCGCGGTCCGCGGCTTCACCGAGTCACTACGCCAAGAGATGCGCATCGCCGGGCATCCGGTCGGGGTGACCTCGGTGCACCCGGGTGGGATCAAGACGAATATCGCGGTGAATGCCCGAGGGAACGACGGTCTCGATCTCGAGCAGGTGCGGACGAGTTTCGAGAAGAGCGCGTGGACCGATGCCGAATCGGCGGCGAAAACCATTCTGAAGGGCGTCGAGAAGAACAAGCCGAGGGTGCTCATCGGCGCGGATGCTCGCCTGTTCGACGTGGTGGCGCGGGTGGTGGGGCCGCGGTATCAGGACATCGGGGCGGCGCTGGCCCGCCGTAGCGGCACGGTCGATGAGCGGCACGCCGGAGCTGCGGGAAATGCGTCGAAAGGGTTGGTATGACCGAGCTATCGGCCGCCTTCGACAGACCACACGCAGCGACCGAAACACGATTCGTGACCAGCGACGGCGTTTCACTGGCGGTGTTCGAGCAAGACCCGGCCGACGCCGTGACCACCGTGATCTTGCTGCACGGCTGGACGCTGGACCATCGGACCTGGGACGACGTCACCCCGCTGCTCGCGGCGCGCCACCGCGACTTGCGCGTACTGAGTTACGACCACCGCGGACACGGGCGATCGGACCCGGCCCCGGTCGGGACAACCACCCTCGAGCGACTGGCCGACGATCTCGCCGAGTTGATCGAAGATCGCGTGCCTACGGGACGGATTGTGCTGGTAGGGCATTCGCTGGGCGGCATGACGCTGATGGCGCTTGCCGAACGGCACCCAGCGGTGGTGGCCGATCGGGTCGGCGGGGCCGCCTTTGTCGCGACCAGTGCGGGGCATCGACGGCCCGATGGCGTTCAGACGTCCTGGCTCGAGGAACGGTTCAGCCAGCTCATGGCGCTGCTGGAACGTCCATTGCGGAAACCGTGGTTGCGGTGGGCGGCGCGGTGCAACACCCGGTGGTCATTGTTCGGCCGGGACGCTCGGCTGCGCGACGTCGACCGCATGATCGAGCAATCCTCCCTGGCCGCGCCCGGTGCGGTGACCGGATTCCAGGCGGCGCTAGCGCGGCATTCCCGGCACGCCGCCCTGCGGCACTATCGCGATATCCCGACGATCGTCTTCGGTGGTGGGCGCGACCGCCTGTGCCCGGTGCGAGACTCGCGCGCTATCGCGGCAGAGCTGAGCGGGGATCTGGTGCTCTATCCCCGAGCGGGACACATCCTTCCGTACGAACGGGCACGAGATGTGGCTCGCCGATTGAACGAACTGATCATCAGCGCCGGTCGGTGAGCGCGACCACGGTGTCGAGGGCCGCGGCGGCGGTGAGGAGTGCGCGGGAGCAGGCCGTGAGGCTGGCGTCTCTGGCGGCCAGGGCGGAGCGGATGTCTTCGGATCGGTGGGGGCGGTTCAGTTCTGGGATCAAGGCGCGTAGGTGCGGGATGCGGTATCCGGCGGCGCGTAGTTGGTGGACGACGCGGGCGTCACGAACCTGGTTCGGGGTGTAGCGGCGGGCTCCCTGTGGACCGGTGCGATCCGGGGTGATCAGGCCTTCGGCCTCCCAGTGCCGCAGGGTCGAGGGGCGGATGCCGAGTGCGGTGGCGAGTTCGGCGACGGTCATCGAGTCGGAGGTGTGCACGTCGGTGATCGGTTCGGTGGAGATTGATTCGGCGGCCCTGGTGGCGTGCGCTAGATCGATGCGTTCGCTGTGCAGGCGGGCGTGGGCCGCGTCGAGCAGAGCGAGGGCTTCGGCGAGCGGACGGGTGTGCATCGCCTGGAGGATCTTCTTCGCTTCGGTAGGGCCGATGCCCGCGGCGAGGGCCCGGTAGGCGAGTGCCGAGTGCAGGTGGATCTCGGCGTAGGCGCGGTAGCCGGTGGTTGAGCGGGTGGCAGGCGGGAGTACACCGGCACGTTCGAGGTTGCGTATTTGCTGGACCGAGTAACCGGTATCGCGCGCGATGTCGACCGTGCGCTTGAACTGAGATTTGAGGGTTGGCAACCAAAACTCCTAGTCGATCCGTCCTAAGTCCACATAGGCACATGAATGAGACGCTGGAACCATGACGATAGAGGAGATCATCGACTTCGTGGGAAGCCTCGACGGCGTTCTGACCATCAGCCCGGTACCGGGCGACAGTTGGCCCGAGATCGCCTGGGGTGACTCGTTTTTCTACTACTCCCCGGACGGCGTCGTTCCGGCCAGGACCCAGCCCTTCGCGACGATCGTGACAAAGGACTACGACGCGGATCGGAGCTCCCGGTTGGATCGTCCGGATACCTTCCGGGTCAATATCAATGCCGGGAAAGAGGCGTTCATCCGCTGGATCGGGCGAACTCCGCGGGAGGCGGCCGCCGAGGATGTGGATTACAGCGTTATCGACACCGTCATCCCGCACCCCGACTATG from Nocardia iowensis includes these protein-coding regions:
- a CDS encoding flavin-containing monooxygenase, translating into METKTNIPEHVDILIVGAGVSGIGLAYHFQDKLPGKRYLILEGREKIGGTWDLFRYPGIRSDSDLQTFGYSFKPWIGEKSIADGPAILEYITETAREHGIDHHIRFGHQVRTAQWSSADQRWTVTAEYRGQPVTFTADWLLSAAGYYDYDQGYLPKFDGVERFTGTIIHPQHWPEDFDHAGKRIVVIGSGATAVTLVPSLAERAAHVTMVQRTPTYIMSAPAVDPLTRLLRRVLGRTATARIVRQVNIRRDSWLFGVIRFFPDRTKEWIRKSNARQLPPGFDVDKHFTPPYQPWDQRMCLAPDGDFFTAIREGKASVVTDHITTFTENGLLLQSGAELAADVIVTATGLQVVSFGKIRLTVDGKPVVPAETFTYKAMMLTDVPNFSYVFGYPHLSWTLMVELIGGQLTRLIEFMDARGYGLCVPRPPVRGTKERSVADDFSPGYVKRAVQEFPRQAAGKPFELDMDYLLDRKYLLEGPVGDRMRFEPKLPAQQSAQRA
- a CDS encoding SDR family NAD(P)-dependent oxidoreductase, yielding MKIYEGKVAVVTGAGSGIGRALAAELAGRGVSLALSDIDTAGLADTATRCERIGAPVQQYRLDVADRDAVYRHADEVREDFGGVDLVINNAGVALGAEVAEMSWADFEWLMNIDFWGVVHGTKAFLPDLIASGDGHIANLSSVFGFVGVPTQSAYCAAKFAVRGFTESLRQEMRIAGHPVGVTSVHPGGIKTNIAVNARGNDGLDLEQVRTSFEKSAWTDAESAAKTILKGVEKNKPRVLIGADARLFDVVARVVGPRYQDIGAALARRSGTVDERHAGAAGNASKGLV
- a CDS encoding alpha/beta fold hydrolase; its protein translation is MTELSAAFDRPHAATETRFVTSDGVSLAVFEQDPADAVTTVILLHGWTLDHRTWDDVTPLLAARHRDLRVLSYDHRGHGRSDPAPVGTTTLERLADDLAELIEDRVPTGRIVLVGHSLGGMTLMALAERHPAVVADRVGGAAFVATSAGHRRPDGVQTSWLEERFSQLMALLERPLRKPWLRWAARCNTRWSLFGRDARLRDVDRMIEQSSLAAPGAVTGFQAALARHSRHAALRHYRDIPTIVFGGGRDRLCPVRDSRAIAAELSGDLVLYPRAGHILPYERARDVARRLNELIISAGR
- a CDS encoding MerR family transcriptional regulator — its product is MPTLKSQFKRTVDIARDTGYSVQQIRNLERAGVLPPATRSTTGYRAYAEIHLHSALAYRALAAGIGPTEAKKILQAMHTRPLAEALALLDAAHARLHSERIDLAHATRAAESISTEPITDVHTSDSMTVAELATALGIRPSTLRHWEAEGLITPDRTGPQGARRYTPNQVRDARVVHQLRAAGYRIPHLRALIPELNRPHRSEDIRSALAARDASLTACSRALLTAAAALDTVVALTDRR
- a CDS encoding DUF6194 family protein; amino-acid sequence: MTIEEIIDFVGSLDGVLTISPVPGDSWPEIAWGDSFFYYSPDGVVPARTQPFATIVTKDYDADRSSRLDRPDTFRVNINAGKEAFIRWIGRTPREAAAEDVDYSVIDTVIPHPDYGTAGWLAVVNPGVRTGEPTRELLKMAYDRARSRFERRTGSESSL